A window from Vigna angularis cultivar LongXiaoDou No.4 chromosome 7, ASM1680809v1, whole genome shotgun sequence encodes these proteins:
- the LOC128197908 gene encoding uncharacterized protein LOC128197908, with product MRLHAYDSSKAYKDKIKFYHDRKLVNKVFNPGQQVLLFNSRLKLFPGKLKTKWSRPFVVKGVHPHGAIELLDPTADDPQKSWVVNDQRLKPYLGREVQRLSTMMQLVDP from the coding sequence atgcgtTTACATGCATATGACTCATCCAAGGCTTATAAAGATAAGATTAagttttatcatgacaggaagctggTGAATAAAGTCTTTAATCCAGGGCAGCAAGTGTTATTattcaactcaagattgaagctATTTCCTGGGAAGTTGAAGACAAAATGGTCAAGACCATTCGTAGTAAAAggagtgcatccacatggagcaattgaactACTTGATCCAActgctgatgatccacagaaaagttgGGTGGTGAATGATCAACGTCTCAAGCCTTATCTAGGACGAGAAGTGCAACGCTTGTCCACAATGATgcagttggttgatccttga